The Cucumis melo cultivar AY chromosome 5, USDA_Cmelo_AY_1.0, whole genome shotgun sequence genome has a segment encoding these proteins:
- the LOC103497742 gene encoding ARF guanine-nucleotide exchange factor GNL2, with protein sequence MFMDKRSSDDEDEKDSPKSKRRELGLSCMLNTEVGAILAVIRRPPSELNSPYIATIDETYDSTIQQSLKSLRALIFHPQQKWRTIDPSIYISPILDVIQSDDIPAAATGVALSALLKIIKVEIFDEKTPGVKDAINLIVLGITNCKLEKTDLVTEDAVMMKVLQVLAGLMNHRASYLLNDQSVCTIVNTCFNVVQQSASRGDLLQRTARYTMNELIQIIFSRLPEMEVRDGEESESDTEDADLGGSMDSGYGIRCVIDVFHFLCSLLNVVEMVEVGDGGLGSRTADEDVQLFALVLINSAVELSGDAIGKHPKLLRMVQDDLFHHLIHYGAASNPLVLSMICSTVLNIYHFLRRFVRLQLEAFSIYVALRLASFGNSTQIQEVALEGIINFCRQSSFILEFYVNYDCDPLRWNLFEEMGKLLCKLSFPTGSPLTTLNIQAFEGLVIVIHNIAEKLDKHKEETCGGSGNLRVYPAQVDEYIPFWEEKSKEDLDLEDWLRYVRVRKAQKKKIFIAGHHFNRDEKKGLAYLKLSQLVSDPPDPRAYAYFFRYTHGLDKQFVGEYLGDPDQFHVKVLAEFTETFEFTGMILDTALRTYLETFRLPGEAQKIHRILEAFSERFYELQSSNTFASKDTVFVLCYSLIMLNTDQHNPQVKKKMTEDEFIRNNREINAGKDLPRDYLSELFHSISNNAIILSPQSGLQLDMNPSKWVELMNRSKIIQPFMSCDFDPRLGRDMFGCIAGPSVASLAAFFEHADEDEMLNECIEGLFSIAKITQYGLEDTLDELLAMFCKFTTLLNPYASAEETLFVFSHDLKPKLATLAVFTIANNFGDTIRGGWRNIVDCLLKLKRLKLLPQSVIDFEVASTSSNDVARSDSGVIFPSQDPKFCTQQSSGMVSRFSQFLSLDSMEDSLTLNLNEYEQNLKFVKQCRIGNIFSNSANILDEALLNLGRSLIFAAAGKGQKFSTPVEEEETVGFCWDLIITMTMTNLYRFQVFWPSFHEYLQTVVQFPLFSAIPFAEKAVLGLFKVCLRLLSTHQPDKLPEELIFKSINLMWMLDKEILDNCFESITQSVSKILIEYPANLQSQIGWKSLLHLLSATGRHPETYDQGVETLIMLMSDASHITRTNYTFCIDCAFSYVALKNSPLDKNLKILDALSDSVNFLVQWYRNYCAESGNSFSVVSNASSSSLDDKGLGSSNFALALFLKLGEALRKTSLARREEIRNHAITSLKKSFLLAEELDFPPTNCIGCFNNIIFAMVDDLHEKMLEYSRRDNAEREARSMEGTLKISMELLTDVYLVYLKQISESPGFRTFWLGVLRRMDTCMKADIGSYGESSLKELVPELLRKIITTMREKEILVKKEGEDLWEITYIQIQWIAPGIKDELFPEECF encoded by the exons ATGTTCATGGACAAAAGATCATCCGATGACGAAGACGAAAAGGATTCTCCCAAATCCAAACGACGAGAGCTCGGTCTCTCCTGCATGTTAAACACCGAAGTTGGCGCCATCCTCGCCGTTATCCGCCGTCCACCTTCCGAGTTAAACTCTCCTTATATCGCCACCATTGATGAAACCTACGATTCCACAATCCAACAATCCTTAAAATCCCTTCGAGCATTAATCTTCCACCCTCAACAAAAATGGCGAACCATCGACCCTTCCATTTACATCTCTCCTATTCTCGACGTTATACAAAGCGACGACATTCCCGCTGCGGCCACCGGCGTCGCTCTCTCTGCATTGCTCAAAATAATCAAGGTGGAAATCTTCGACGAGAAGACACCAGGAGTTAAAGACGCAATAAATTTAATAGTACTTGGAATCACAAATTGTAAACTTGAAAAAACTGACCTGGTAACCGAAGATGCCGTGATGATGAAGGTTCTACAAGTTCTTGCTGGATTGATGAACCACAGAGCTTCGTACCTGTTGAATGATCAATCTGTGTGTACAATTGTGAACACATGCTTCAATGTGGTTCAGCAATCGGCGAGTAGAGGGGATTTGCTGCAGAGGACGGCGAGGTACACGATGAATGAGCTGATACAGATAATATTTTCGAGGTTGCCGGAGATGGAGGTGAGAGACGGGGAGGAGTCGGAGTCGGATACGGAGGATGCGGATTTAGGAGGGAGTATGGATTCAGGGTATGGGATAAGGTGTGTGATAGATGTGTTTCATTTTTTATGTTCGTTGTTGAATGTAGTGGAAATGGTGGAGGTGGGGGATGGAGGGTTAGGATCGAGGACAGCGGATGAGGATGTTCAATTGTTTGCTTTGGTGTTGATAAACTCGGCGGTGGAATTGAGTGGAGACGCCATTGGTAAACATCCAAAGCTTTTGAGGATGGTTCAGGATGATCTGTTTCATCATTTGATTCATTATGGAGCAGCTTCCAATCCATTGGTTTTGTCCATGATCTGCAGTACAGTTTTGAATATCTACCACTTCCTTCGAAG GTTTGTTCGACTTCAGTTAGAAGCGTTCTCCATCTATGTGGCACTGAGATTAGCATCATTTGGGAACTCAACCCAAATCCAAGAAGTCGCACTTGAAGGAATCATAAACTTCTGTAGACAGTCTTCCTTCATTCTAGAATTTTATGTAAACTATGACTGTGATCCCCTTCGTTGGAATTTGTTCGAGGAGATGGGAAAGTTGCTATGTAAGCTCTCATTTCCTACAGGAAGTCCCTTAACCACTTTAAATATCCAAGCCTTCGAGGGACTAGTGATTGTGATTCACAACATTGCAGAAAAACTTGATAAACATAAAGAAGAAACTTGTGGGGGCAGCGGCAATTTAAGAGTATATCCAGCTCAAGTAGACGAATATATACCGTTTTGGGAAGAAAAATCTAAAGAAGACTTAGACTTGGAGGATTGGCTACGTTATGTAAGAGTAAGAAAGGCTCAGAAGAAGAAGATATTTATTGCTGGTCACCATTTCAATAGAGATGAAAAGAAAGGCTTAGCATATTTGAAGCTTTCTCAATTGGTTTCTGATCCTCCGGACCCGAGAGCTTATGCTTACTTTTTCAGGTACACTCATGGATTGGACAAACAGTTTGTTGGTGAATATCTTGGTGATCCTGATCAGTTTCATGTAAAAGTGTTGGCTGAGTTTACAGAGACCTTTGAATTTACAGGCATGATTCTAGACACTGCTCTTAGAACTTACCTCGAGACGTTTCGCTTGCCGGGAGAAGCGCAAAAGATTCATCGCATTTTAGAGGCGTTTTCAGAGAGATTTTATGAACTACAATCTTCAAATACCTTCGCAAGTAAAGATACAGTGTTTGTCCTTTGTTATAGTTTAATTATGTTGAATACTGATCAACATAATCCACAAGTGAAGAAAAAGATGACCGAAGACGAGTTCATCAGAAACAACAGAGAAATTAATGCAGGGAAGGATCTTCCTAGAGATTATTTATCTGAGCTTTTTCATTCGATTTCGAATAATGCAATTATACTCTCACCACAGTCAGGTTTGCAACTTGATATGAACCCTAGTAAATGGGTTGAATTGATGAATAGATCCAAGATTATACAACCTTTCATGTCGTGTGATTTCGACCCTCGCCTGGGAAGAGACATGTTTGGCTGCATTGCTGGTCCTTCTGTTGCATCTCTTGCAGCTTTCTTTGAGCATGCGGATGAAGATGAGATGCTGAATGAATGCATTGAAGGATTGTTTTCCATTGCTAAGATAACACAGTATGGATTAGAGGACACGCTCGATGAACTGCTGGCAATGTTTTGTAAATTTACCACTCTATTGAACCCTTATGCATCTGCAGAAGAAACACTTTTTGTATTTAGTCATGATTTGAAGCCAAAACTGGCAACACTAGCAGTTTTCACGATTGCAAACAACTTCGGTGACACGATTCGAGGAGGTTGGAGAAACATTGTGGACTGCCTACTAAAACTCAAAAGACTTAAACTACTTCCCCAATCCGTTATCGACTTTGAAGTAGCTTCCACCTCATCAAATGATGTTGCAAGGTCAGATTCAGGTGTGATTTTCCCATCTCAAGATCCTAAGTTTTGCACCCAGCAATCCTCTGGTATGGTCAGTCGGTTTTCGCAGTTTTTATCACTTGATAGTATGGAAGATTCCTTAACTCTCAACTTAAATGAATATGAACAAAATTTGAAGTTTGTCAAGCAATGTCGCATCGGGAACATCTTTAGCAACAGTGCAAACATACTTGATGAGGCTCTACTCAATCTTGGGCGGTCCTTAATATTTGCCGCTGCTGGAAAAGGACAGAAGTTTAGCACACcagttgaagaagaagaaactgtCGGATTTTGTTGGGATCTAATTATAACGATGACCATGACTAACCTATACCGATTCCAAGTTTTCTGGCCTAGCTTCCACGAGTATCTACAAACAGTTGTTCAATTTCCTCTTTTCTCTGCCATCCCATTTGCGGAAAAGGCTGTTTTAGGACTTTTCAAGGTATGTTTAAGGCTCCTTTCGACACACCAACCTGACAAACTACCTGAGGAACTCATCTTCAAGTCCATAAATTTGATGTGGATGCTTGATAAGGAGATTCTTGATAATTGCTTCGAGTCCATAACACAATCAGTAAGCAAGATTCTTATCGAATACCCAGCAAATCTCCAAAGCCAAATTGGTTGGAAGTCACTTCTTCATTTGTTGTCAGCCACTGGTCGGCATCCCGAAACCTATGACCAAGGAGTCGAGACCTTGATCATGTTGATGTCAGATGCGTCACATATAACACGCACAAACTATACCTTCTGTATAGATTGCGCCTTTAGTTATGTTGCACTCAAGAATAGCCCGTTAGACAAGAACTTGAAAATCTTAGATGCATTATCAGATTCTGTAAATTTCTTAGTCCAATGGTACAGGAACTACTGTGCAGAATCAGGGAATAGTTTTAGTGTAGTAAGCAATGCAAGTAGCTCCTCATTAGATGACAAAGGTTTAGGATCTTCTAATTTTGCCTTGGCTTTATTTCTCAAACTAGGCGAAGCACTTCGAAAAACGAGCTTAGCTAGAAGAGAAGAGATAAGAAACCATGCCATTACATCTCTTAAGAAAAGCTTTCTGTTGGCAGAAGAATTGGATTTCCCCCCAACCAACTGTATTGGTTGTTTTAACAATATAATATTTGCAATGGTAGATGATTTGCATGAAAAAATGTTAGAGTACTCTAGAAGAGATAATGCAGAGAGGGAGGCAAGAAGCATGGAGGGTACTCTAAAGATTTCAATGGAGCTCTTAACAGATGTTTACTTGGTATACTTGAAACAGATATCAGAAAGCCCTGGGTTCCGAACCTTTTGGCTTGGGGTATTGAGAAGAATGGATACCTGTATGAAGGCTGATATAGGAAGTTATGGTGAATCAAGTTTGAAAGAGTTAGTCCCAGAATTATTGAGAAAAATAATCACAACTATGAGAGAAAAAGAGATATTGGTGAAGAAAGAAGGTGAAGATCTGTGGGAAATAACTTACATCCAGATCCAGTGGATTGCTCCTGGCATCAAAGATGAGCTTTTCCCAGAAGAATGCTTTTGA
- the LOC103497727 gene encoding DNA mismatch repair protein MSH7, producing the protein MQRQKSLLSFFQKSPSDYRSSDGGASSIGERLTCFPPKPSAAGLEQPAIQTTAHSSLEIRGTDTPPEKVPRQILPAIEKNRGSSLFSSIMHKFVRVDDKRKANERDGVQEDSSQNEVGKDSPQLPSIYGKVNDPTEFSKLDVASRRHGKFDIANLNGHRGPVLNIESDEDIAGPETPGMRPSISRLKRSQEVSLVNCSGDSLQDSTKRIKLLQDSINLKKIHNEISDATSKFEWLNPSQVRDANRRRPGHPLYDKKTLYIPPDVLKKMSASQKQYWNVKCQYMDILLFFKVGKFYELYEQDAEIGHRELDWKMTLSGVGKCRQVGVPESGIDEAVQKLVALGYKVGRVEQLESADQTKSRGANSVIPRKLVQVTTPSTKADGDIGPDAVHLLAIKEESCGLDNNSISYGFAFVDCAALKFWTGSIKDDASCAALGALLMQVSPKEIIYEARGLSKETHKVLKKYSPTGFTALEFTSGSPVTNFLEASEVKLLVQSKAYFKGSLNLWNQTIESTVHDDIALCALGGLINHMSRLMLDDVLRNGDLLPYQVYRGCLRMDGQTMVNLEIFRNNDDGGLSGTLYKYLDNCMTSSGKRLLRLWICHPLKDVEEINNRLNVVEELMAQSEIMVLLGTTYLRKLPDLERLLGQIKATVQSSASLALPLIRKKLQKRRVKLFGSLVKGLSTGLDLLIQVQKEGLIISLPKVVKLPQLSGNGGLDQFLTQFEAAIDSEFPDYQNHDVTDSGAERLSILIELFVEKATEWSKVIHALNCIDVLRSFAIIAHSSRGSMSRPLILPQSSNSMLSPEKQGPVLKINGLWHPYALVESGETPVPNDIILGPDQHGYHPRTLLLTGPNMGGKSTLLRSTCLAVVLAQLGCYIPCETCTLSVVDTIFTRLGATDRIMTGESTFLVECSETASVLQHATQDSLVILDELGRGTSTFDGYAIAYAVFRHLIEKVNCRLLFATHYHPLTKEFASHPHVMLQHMACTFNDQELIFLYRLRSGACPESYGLKVATMAGIPGRVVEAASRASQMMKQTIKENFKSSEQRSEFSTLHEEWLKTLITISEFKGNDLDENDAFDTLFCLWYELKKSYNC; encoded by the exons ATGCAGCGCCAGAAATCTTTGTTATCCTTCTTCCAAAAATCTCCGTCCGATTATCGGAGCTCCGATGGCGGTGCTTCCTCCATCGGCGAGCGGCTCACTTGCTTTCCGCCGAAACCAAGCGCAGCCGGTTTGGAGCAGCCGGCTATCCAGACCACTGCGCATTCCTCCCTGGAGATTAGAGGAACCGACACTCCGCCGGAGAAGGTGCCTCGCCAGATTTTGCCGGCTATTGAGAAGAACAGAGGTTCTTCTCTCTTTTCAAGCATCATGCATAAATTTGTGCGAGTCGATGATAAACGTAAGGCGAACGAGAG GGACGGAGTTCAAGAAGATTCCTCTCAGAATGAGGTTGGAAAAGATTCTCCTCAGTTACCTTCCATTTATGGTAAGGTAAATGATCCGACAGAATTTTCGAAACTAGATGTAGCTTCTAGACGTCACGGTAAATTTGACATTGCAAATTTAAACGGACATAGAGGACCTGTATTGAATATTGAAAGCGATGAGGACATTGCTGGACCAGAAACACCTGGCATGCGACCTTCTATCTCACGTTTGAAGAGATCTCAAGAGGTTTCTCTTGTGAATTGTAGCGGTGATTCTTTGCAAGATAGTACCAAAAGAATCAAACTCCTTCAGGACTCGATTAACTTGAAAAAGATTCACAATGAAATTTCTGATGCAACTAGCAAATTTGAGTGGCTCAATCCCTCTCAAGTTAGAGATGCCAATCGTAGAAGGCCTGGCCATCCTCTTTATGATAAAAAAACACTATACATACCACCTGACGTGCTGAAGAAAATGTCAGCATCGCAAAAACAATACTGGAATGTGAAATGTCAATATATGGACATCTTGCTCTTCTTCAAAGTG GGGAAGTTCTATGAGCTATATGAACAAGATGCTGAAATTGGTCACAGGGAGCTTGACTGGAAAATGACATTAAGTGGTGTTGGGAAGTGTAGGCAG GTTGGTGTACCTGAGAGTGGAATTGATGAAGCCGTTCAAAAACTTGTTGCTCTTGG GTATAAAGTTGGGAGAGTTGAGCAGTTGGAATCTGCAGATCAAACAAAAAGCAGAGGTGCAAATTCT GTGATACCTAGGAAATTGGTACAGGTGACTACTCCATCAACCAAGGCTGACGGTGACATTGGGCCTGATGCCGTTCATTTGCTTGCCATCAAAGAG GAGAGCTGCGGGCTGGATAATAATTCAATTTCATATGGGTTTGCTTTTGTTGATTGTGCTGCTTTAAAATTTTGGACTGGTTCTATCAAAGATGATGCTTCCTGCGCTGCTCTGGGTGCTCTCTTGATGCAA GTGTCCCCAAAGGAAATAATATATGAAGCTAGAG GACTATCTAAAGAAACACATAAAGTTCTCAAGAAGTACTCGCCTACTG GCTTCACTGCTCTAGAATTCACATCAGGGTCGCCAGTTACAAATTTTCTAGAAGCTTCAGAGGTTAAACTTTTGGTCCAGTCTAAAGCATACTTTAAAGGCTCCTTGAATTTGTGGAATCAAACAATCGAAAGCACAGTCCATGATGACATTGCTCTATGTGCGCTTGGGGGACTTATCAATCACATGTCAAGGCTGATG TTAGACGATGTCTTGCGGAATGGAGATTTACTGCCATACCAAGTATACAGAGGCTGCCTAAGAATGGATGGACAAACAATGGTTAATCTTGAAATTTTCAGAAACAATGATGACGGTGGTCTGTCAG GTACACTGTACAAGTATCTTGATAACTGCATGACATCATCGGGAAAGCGGCTTTTAAGGTTATGGATCTGTCATCCTCTTAAAGATGTTGAAGAGATAAACAACAGACTTAATGTGGTTGAAGAACTGATGGCGCAATCTGAAATTATGGTACTTCTAGGTACCACCTATCTTCGCAAGCTTCCAGACTTGGAGAGGTTGCTTGGGCAGATTAAGGCTACTGTCCAGTCATCTGCTTCTCTTGCATTACCATTGATTCGCAAAAAGTTACAGAAACGACGG GTGAAACTATTTGGGTCTCTGGTGAAGGGCCTCAGTACTGGATTGGATCTATTAATTCAAGTCCAGAAGGAAGGTCTCATTATTTCTCTACCAAAAGTAGTTAAACTTCCACAGCTCAGCGGCAATGGTGGGCTTGATCAATTCCTCACTCAATTTGAAGCAGCTATAGATAGCGAGTTTCCAGATTATCAG AACCATGATGTAACGGATTCCGGTGCTGAAAGACTCTCTATACTGATCGAGTTATTTGTAGAAAAAGCTACTGAATGGTCTAAAGTAATTCATGCCCTCAATTGTATCGACGTCCTGAGATCATTTGCAATCATTGCTCATTCATCTAGAGGGTCCATGTCTAGGCCTCTAATTTTGCCTCAATCGAGCAATTCGATGTTAAGTCCAGAAAAGCAAGGGCCAGTTCTTAAAATAAATGGGCTATGGCATCCATATGCCCTTGTGGAGAGTGGAGAAACACCAGTCCCTAATGATATAATCCTTGGTCCCGATCAACATGGCTACCATCCTCGTACTCTACTTCTAACAGGACCAAACATGGGCGGGAAATCCACACTTCTTCGTTCCACTTGTCTAGCTGTTGTTCTTGCACAG TTGGGTTGCTACATACCTTGTGAGACATGCACACTGTCGGTTGTCGATACCATCTTTACGCGACTTGGGGCCACTGATCGAATCATGACAGGAGAAA GTACGTTCCTTGTTGAATGTTCGGAAACAGCTTCAGTTCTCCAACATGCGACTCAGGACTCTCTTGTTATTCTTGATGAACTCGGCCGAGGAACCAGCACCTTTGATGGCTATGCCATTGCATATGCT GTGTTTCGCCATTTGATAGAAAAGGTGAACTGTAGACTTCTATTTGCTACTCACTACCATCCTCTAACAAAAGAGTTTGCTTCCCATCCTCACGTCATGCTTCAACACATGGCCTGCACATTCAACGACCAGGAGCTCATATTTCTATATCGTCTTCGCTCCGGAGCTTGCCCGGAGAGCTATGGCCTAAAAGTAGCAACCATGGCTGGAATCCCAGGACGAGTCGTTGAAGCAGCTTCAAGAGCTAGCCAAATGATGAAGCAAACCATCAAAGAGAACTTCAAATCGAGCGAGCAACGATCGGAGTTCTCAACACTTCATGAAGAGTGGTTGAAAACTCTAATCACAATCTCGGAGTTTAAAGGTAACGATCTCGATGAAAATGATGCTTTCGATACATTATTTTGTTTATGGTATGAGCTTAAGAAATCGTATAACTGCTAG
- the LOC103497758 gene encoding multiprotein-bridging factor 1c translates to MPSRFPGALSQDWEPVVLHKAKPKAQVLRDPKAVNQAIRSGAPVQTVKKFDAGLNKKVAAAPVNARKLDEGTEPAALDRVGVEVRQAIQKARVEKKMSQAELAKQINERTQVVQEYENGKAVPNQAVLAKMEKVLGVKLRGRSGK, encoded by the coding sequence ATGCCGAGCCGATTCCCCGGAGCCCTATCTCAAGATTGGGAGCCAGTAGTTCTCCACAAGGCAAAGCCAAAAGCTCAGGTCCTTCGTGATCCGAAGGCAGTAAACCAAGCGATACGATCCGGCGCACCGGTTCAGACAGTGAAGAAATTCGACGCCGGCTTGAACAAGAAAGTCGCAGCGGCGCCAGTGAACGCAAGGAAGCTGGACGAAGGGACCGAACCGGCAGCGCTGGACCGGGTGGGGGTTGAGGTGAGACAGGCGATTCAGAAGGCTCGAGTGGAGAAGAAGATGAGCCAAGCAGAACTGGCGAAACAGATTAACGAGCGGACTCAGGTTGTGCAGGAATATGAAAATGGGAAGGCGGTGCCGAATCAGGCGGTTTTGGCAAAGATGGAGAAGGTTTTGGGCGTGAAGCTTCGAGGGAGATCGGGGAAATGA